Proteins found in one Zea mays cultivar B73 chromosome 1, Zm-B73-REFERENCE-NAM-5.0, whole genome shotgun sequence genomic segment:
- the LOC100272816 gene encoding UNC93-like protein 3-like isoform 1 (isoform 1 is encoded by transcript variant 1), with protein sequence MNAHRDEEAVSPLIAAPGGRSHAADAHVLSAAFLFVFSAYSAAQNLQTSVNTEDDLGTVSMGTVYTSFTLFSVASSPVVTRIGPKRALVVGTSGYVLFILANLVPSWYTMVPASLYLGFTASIIWVGQGTYLTSAALSHARENNLPEGPTLGSFNGEFWGMFASTQVIGNLISLALLRNGKDGGSITGKNLLFAVFLGCMIVGIVLMCLLSKRDEKKDNTPTHSSFGAMLKYIIAPLKDKRMLLTIPLIAYSGLQQAFVWAVFTKSIVTPVLGISGVGGAMAIYGAADVVCSLVAGRLTSGLRSAAFIVSVGAILQAIVLFWLLLFYSPMDGLLGAAIPLFIGALWGVGDGVLNTQLSALLGLLFEDVKEAAFAQLKVWQSGAIAVIFFLSPSITLQAMLLLMAAALVISFGSFLFLTLVVEKSSPVRA encoded by the exons ATGAACGCCCACCGCGACGAGGAGGCCGTCTCGCCGCTCATCGCAGCGCCCGGCGGTCGGAGCCACGCCGCCGACGCGCACGTCCTCTCGGCAGCCTTCCTCTTCGTCTTCTCCGCCTACAGCGCCGCCCAGAACCTCCAGACCTCCGTCAACACC GAGGACGACCTGGGCACCGTCTCGATGGGGACTGTGTACACCTCCTTCACGCTCTTCTCCGTGGCCTCGTCGCCCGTGGTCACGCGTATAGGCCCCAAGCGCGCGCTCGTCGTCGGCACCAGCGGATACGTGCTCTTCATCCTCGCCAACCTCGTCCCGTCATG GTACACAATGGTCCCAGCTTCACTCTACCTTGGTTTTACTGCATCGATCATTTGGGTTGGGCAG GGTACATACCTTACATCAGCTGCCCTCAGTCACGCAAGAGAAAATAATTTGCCCGAGGGTCCAACTTTAGGGAGCTTCAATGGGGAGTTTTGGGGAATGTTTGCTAGCACACAG GTGATTGGAAATTTGATCTCGCTTGCTCTGCTGAGAAATGGAAAG GATGGTGGAAGTATCACAGGGAAAAATCTTCTGTTTGCTGTGTTTCTTGGTTGTatgattgtgggcattgtattaatGTGTTTACTTTCGAAAAGAGATGAGAAAAAAGATAATACTCCAACGCATTCCTCATTTGGAGCTATGTTGAAGTACATCATTGCGCCACTTAAGGACAAAAGAATGCTTCTCACCATTCCTCTTATAGCATATTCAGGTTTACAACAGGCATTTGTATG GGCGGTATTCACAAAGAGTATTGTAACACCCGTTCTTGGCATCAGCGGCGTTGGTGGAGCCATGGCAATTTATGGTGCAGCAGATGTAGTT TGTTCTTTGGTTGCTGGACGATTGACCTCCGGACTTCGCTCAGCAGCATTTATAGTGTCGGTTGGAGCTATTCTTCAGGCCATAGTCCTGTTCTGGCTGCTTCTTTTTTACAG TCCAATGGATGGACTGCTTGGCGCAGCGATACCATTATTCATAGGTGCCTTGTGGGGTGTTGGTGACGGTGTCTTGAATACACAGTTAAGTGCATTACTTGGGCTTCTGTTCGAAGATGTCAAG GAGGCTGCCTTTGCACAGCTGAAGGTGTGGCAGTCGGGCGCCATCGCAGtcatcttcttcctgagcccaagCATCACGCTGCAAGCCATGCTTCTCCTGATGGCCGCGGCTCTCGTCATCTCCTTTGGCTCATTCCTGTTCCTTACCCTTGTTGTTGAGAAGTCATCGCCCGTCAGAGCCTGA